From the genome of Chionomys nivalis chromosome 19, mChiNiv1.1, whole genome shotgun sequence, one region includes:
- the Mrpl14 gene encoding 39S ribosomal protein L14, mitochondrial encodes MAVLPGFWGSFAHVSRTFGPRCFSTSGSLRAIQKMTRVRVVDNSALGNTPYHRPPRCIHVYNKSGVGKVGDQILLAIKGQKKKALIVGHRMPGSRMTPRFDSNNVVLIEDNGNPVGTRIKTPIPTSLRKREGEYSKVLAIAQNFV; translated from the exons ATGGCTGTCCTTCCTGGGTTCTGGGGTTCTTTTGCCCACGTCAGCAGAACGTTCGGCCCGCGCTGCTTCAG CACCTCCGGGAGCCTCCGTGCAATCCAGAAAATGACTCGGGTGCGTGTAGTGGACAATAGTGCCCTGGGGAACACCCCGTACCATCGGCCTCCGCGATGCATCCATGTCTACAACAAGAGTGGGGTGGGCAAGGTAGGCGACCAAATTCTGCTGGCCATCAAGGGACAGAAGAAGAAAGCACTCATTGTGGGACATCGCATGCCTGGCTCCCGAATGACCCCAAGGTTTGACTCTAACAACGTGGTCCTCATTGAGGACAATGGGAACCCCGTGGGGACTCGGATTAAAACACCTATCCCAACCAGCCTTCGCAAGAGGGAAGGCGAGTATTCCAAAGTGTTGGCCATAGCTCAGAACTTTGTGTGA